Proteins from one Antennarius striatus isolate MH-2024 chromosome 12, ASM4005453v1, whole genome shotgun sequence genomic window:
- the LOC137605213 gene encoding cell surface A33 antigen-like, translating into MNTSIYSFSKTICSCPFLTMSKNKQLDWSKLFVILTVLSCCWSLEVTIPQAEYEVASGADVTLTCSFVPARPIANNFVLTWKAFPDSTEATMELVATYFLNNPVDIAPLYEGKATMEVDMDRQESRLTLSKVTIQDSRRFQCSVMIPNDDEGTTAATTSLLVLVPPSQPVCEILGTAEYWQNITLTCVSQGSPKPVSEWKSYSVENIPRPFPPRTVEKDGALSLFNISREMSGFYICTSTNRIGSASCNLTLSVMPPSMNIGATAGIIVGVLAGVVILGILIFCCCRKKDKKPKTPEGSPGDVYYDRNAPEVGEQYLDDKSNTETKQSSRYEDKDSVPQMLGTAGHKLEDDQRSYNSSKDKYDGKASDTESRRHQHDQRDHSRGSRDGLDDQRDRYGGSRDRLDDQRNRYGGSRDRLDDQRDRHGGSRDRLDDQRDRHGGSRDRLDDQRDRYGGSRHRLDDQRDRYGGSRDRLNDHSDHYRRSRDRLDYVDDQYRD; encoded by the exons ATGAACACATCAATTTACAGTTTTTCAAAGACTATATGTTCCTGTCCTTTTTTGACAATGTCGAAAAATAAGCAGCTTGACTGGTCAAAATTATTTGTGATACTAACAG TACTTTCGTGCTGCTGGAGTTTGGAGGTTACTATTCCACAGGCAGAATATGAGGTAGCAAGTGGAGCTGATGTTACCTTGACCTGTTCCTTCGTCCCAGCCAGACCAATCGCTAACAATTTTGTCTTGACGTGGAAAGCTTTCCCTGACAGCACAGAAGCCACAATG GAACTTGTGGCCACCTACTTTCTGAACAACCCCGTTGACATAGCGCCTTTATATGAAGGCAAAGCCACCATGGAGGTGGACATGGACAGACAGGAGAGCAGACTCACCTTATCAAAGGTGACCATTCAGGACAGCCGCCGTTTCCAGTGTAGTGTTATGATCCCCAATGATGATGAAGGAACAACGGCTGCAACTACTTCTCTGTTGGTTCTTG TGCCTCCCTCTCAACCGGTCTGTGAGATTTTGGGAACTGCAGAATACTGGCAAAATATCACCCTGACCTGCGTGTCCCAGGGATCCCCCAAACCTGTGTCAGAATGGAAGAGCTACAGCGTCGAAAACATTCCCAGACCATTTCCACCTAGGACGGTCGAAA AAGATGGAGCGCTATCTCTCTTCAATATTTCAAGAGAAATGTCTGGGTTCtacatttgcacatcaacaaATCGGATCGGCTCTGCCAGCTGTAACCTCACCTTATCCGTGATGCCTC CCAGCATGAACATTGGCGCCACTGCAGGGATCATTGTGGGTGTCCTCGCAGGTGTTGTGATTCTGGGGATTCTCATTTTCTGTTGCTGTcggaaaaaagataaaaagccCAAAACTCCTGAAGG GTCGCCTGGAGATGTGTATTATGACAGAAATGCTCCTGAAGTTGGAGAGCAGTACTTGGATGACAAGTCAAACACAGAGACGAAGCAGTCCAGCCGGTATGAAGACAAAGACTCTGTTCCTCAAATGCTTGGAACAGCTGGACACAAATTGGAGGATGATCAACGCAGTTATAATAGTAGTAAAGACAAATATGATGGCAAGGCCAGTGACACCGAGTCTCGACGCCACCAGCACGACCAGCGCGATCACTCTCGTGGAAGTCGAGACGGTCTGGACGATCAACGCGATCGTTACGGGGGCAGTCGAGATCGTCTGGACGATCAACGCAATCGTTACGGGGGCAGTCGAGATCGTCTGGACGATCAACGCGATCGTCACGGGGGCAGTCGAGATCGTCTGGACGATCAACGCGATCGTCACGGGGGCAGTCGAGACCGTCTGGACGATCAACGCGATCGTTACGGGGGCAGTCGACATCGTCTGGACGATCAACGCGATCGTTACGGGGGCAGTCGCGATCGACTCAATGACCACAGCGATCATTACCGACGCAGCCGAGATCGCCTTGATTACGTTGATGATCAATACAGAGATTAA